The DNA segment CAGGCCGTACGACTCGTCCCACGCGTCGTTCACGGCGACCTTGTACTCGTAGGAGCCCGCCGGGATCGTGAAGTCGGCCGTGAAGACGCCGGGCTCACCGGTCGGCGCGAGTTCGGTCTCGGCGCACTCGGGCTGCCAGTCGGACGAGCACCCGAGCTCGTCCTGCAGGCTCCCGACGAGCGCGAACGTGCGCTCCTCCGCCGCCGCCGGCAGGGCGGGCAGTGCCACCGCGGCGGATGCCGCGAGCGCCCCCGTCACGATCGCCGCCAACCAACTGCGCTTCATGGCGCTTCGCGTCATCCTCGACTCCTGGTTCCCGGGCACACCCGCGTGCCCCGACTTCCGGCGAAGGTAGCAGCGGGCCGCGCGTTAATGCAAGCGCTTACAGATCATCGGTACGAATCGTGATCTCGGGCCTCGAAATCGCGGGTAAACGCTTGCGTACGCATGCGTGCGGGCCGCGCATGCCGCGCCCGGCGGCTCGTGAGCACCGACCCGAGCAGCGGCGCACCGCACCGTTTCAGGAGATCGCACGCACCTCAGGACCAGATTGCGACTGCGCTCCTGACCAGCGAACGATCTCCTGAATTCGGGATGACTCAGACGGGAAGGTCTCGGATGTCGGAGACGGGAAGGCCGGGCGCGCGCTCAGAGCCCCGAGTACGCGTGCAGCCCCTTGAAGAACAGGTTGACGATCGTGAAGTTGAAGAGCACCGCCGAGAAGCCGATGATCGCGAGCCACGCCGACCGCGACCCGCGCCAACCGCGCGTCGCGCGCGCGTGGATGTAGCCCGCGTAGATGACCCAGATGATGAAGGTCCACACCTCTTTGGTGTCCCAGCCCCAGTAGCGGCCCCACGCCTTCTCGGCCCAGATCGCACCCGCCATGAGCGTGAACGTCCACAGGATGAAGCCGATGATGTTGACCCGGTAGGCGAGGTTCTCGAGGGTCTTCGCCTTCGGCAGCGTCGCGAGGAACGAGCGCTTGACCGACTCGGCCGTCGCCGCCGTCGCCTCGCGACGCGACTGCATGAGCTGCACGACCGACAGCGCGAAGCCGAGGGCGAAGAAGCCGACGGCGCTCGTCGCGACGAACACGTGGATGATGAGCCACAGCGACTGCAGGGCCGGCGGAAGCGGCACGACCGAAACGTGGAAGTTCACGGTCGCGACGCCCAGCAGCACGAGGACGAGGCCCGTGACGAACGTGCCGAGGAAGCGCAGGTCGATCTTCGACACGAGGAGCACGACGAGGAACACCGTCGTCACGACGAGCGTGCCCGTGAGCGCGAACTCGTACATGTTGGCCCACGGCACGCGGCCCGCGGCGACGCCGCGGAGGACGTCGCCGGCGAGGTGGAGGACCCACGCGAGCACCGTCATCGCGACGGCGACGCGGAGGGCGGGCGAACGGCCGTAGCTGACGGATGTCTCGTCGTCGAGGTTCTTCCACCGACTGCGCTTCGCGGGGGCATCCGAAACAGACGCGCCCGAGTCATCCGAACCGTACGTCTTCGCGCCCGCCGAACCCGACGCCGCCTTCGCAGCCTCGGCCGCGGCGATGACGCCCACGTGCACGGGCGCGGCGTCGGCAGACGACGCAGCCGAGGCATCCGCCGCCGCATCGGCCGCCCGGGCCGCCGCCGACCCACGTCGAGCGAGGTCGATCGAGTAGGCGATGAACGCGATCGCGTACACCACCATCGCCGAGTACACGCACAGCAGCGAGATCTGGTCGAGAGTGTCGGTCACGGGAACAACCTTACGTCGTGGGTTTCGAGGAGTCGTCAGGAGTTTCGGCCGCGGCCGAGTCGGCCACTGCAGCGGGCACCGGCCCCGCGTGCTCGTCGGCGAGCGACGCGACGGCCTCTTCGAGGCCTGGATCCTCGCCGCGGGCGAGGCCCGCGTACTCGAGCACGACCCGTCCGTCGCGGCGTGTCGCGGCCTTCACCCACATGCGCCGACGCGGCACGAAGAGCGAGGTGAGCAGGCCCGCGAGAATGAGGATCGCAAACGCGAGCACCCACGTCTGCGTCGGGTCGTGGTGCACGTCGAACGACGCGAAGCGCTTGACGCTGTGCGAGAAGTCGCCGTCGGCAGCGGCGCCGCCCGAGGCATCCTCGAAGGTCACCGACCCGCGCCCGCCCGGCAGGTCGGCCGTCTCGCCCGGCATGAGCTGCAGGGAATCGACGCCCGTGGCGCCGCCCGTCAGCTGGGTCATGCCCGACGGATCGAGCGTGTACACCGATCGCGGGGTGCCGCCGTCGATGCCGAGGTCGCCCTCCCACACGTTGAGGGTCAGCACGGGGTAGACGAGGTCGGGGTAGGTCGACGTGAACGCGCCCGTGTCCAAGACGTCTTGCGTCGGGTAGAAGAAGCCGACCATGCCGAGCTGCTCGGGCAGGCCGTCGGGCACCTTGACGACGCCGATCGACGTGAGGTTCGCGTCTTGCGGCAGGAACGGCACCGAATCGGTGAAGACGACCTCGCCGTCGGCATCGCGCACGGTGATCGTCGGCGCGTACCCGTTGCCGAGCAGGTAGATGTTGGTGCCGTGCGTCACGAGCGGTTCGTTGACCTTGACGACCTGTTCGGATGCCTCGCCCGACTGGTCTTCGATCGTGACGCGCGCCGTGAAGTCGGTCGGCTGGCCGATCGCGTTGGGGTTCTGCGTCTCGTAGACGGCGTCGAGGCCTTCGAGAGAGAGGCGGAACGGCTGGAGCTGCCGGTCGTCGAAGAACCGGCCCGGGTTGAACGAGTCGAACGCCGCGAGCGTGTTGACGAACGACTGCCCCTCGACGACGACGCGCTGGCCGGCGAAGCCGAAGCCGCCGCCGATCGCGACCGTCACGAGCACCCCGAGGAGCGCCGTGTGGAAGACGAGGTTGCCCGTCTCACGCAGATACCCGCGTTCGGCCGAGACGGATGGCTCGCCCTGCACGTCGTAGCGCTCGACGCGGTAGCCCATGCCCTTCAGCCGCTTCGCGGCGTCGGCGATCGCGGCCTCGGCGTCAGCCCCTTCGGGAACCTCCCGCTCGGTGTACCCCGCGAGCCGCGAGAGCCGCACGGGCGTACGCGGCGGCCGGGCGCGGAGCGCCTCGAAGTGGTGCTTCGTGCGCGGGATGATGCAGCCGATGAGCGACACGAACAGCAGCAGGTAGACGGCCGAGAACCATGCCGACGTGTACACGTCGAACATCTGCAGCGAGTCGAGGATCGGCGCGAGCCGCGGGTTGTCGTTGAAGTACTGCGTGACGCCGTTCGGGTCGCTCGACCGCTGCGGCACGAGCGAGCCCGGCACCGCCGCGATCGCGAGGAGCAGGAGCAGCAGGAGCGCCGTGCGCATGCTCGTGAGCTGCCGCCAGATGAAGCGGAGCCAGCCGACGAGCCCGAGCTTGGGCTGCGCGATGCCGGGGCCGCCGCCGGGGCCGTCGCCGTCGCCCGGGTCTCCTCGGCGCGTCGTCGCCTCCGACCCGTCGACGTAGTCCGACGGCCGGAGCGGATCGTGCGCGCGATCAGAGGACGAGGTCGATGCCACGCATCACTCCCTGCAGTTCGTTCATCCACACGGTCCAGAGCCCCGAGACCATGACGATGCCGATCACGACGAGGAGCGCCCCGCCGATGAGGTTGATCGTGCGGATGTGCCGGCGGAGGAAGGTCATCGACCCCGTCACCCAGCCGAAGCCGAGCGCGACGAGGAGGAATGGGATGCCGAGGCCGATGCAGTACGCGAGGCCGAGGACCGCGCCGCGCCAGGCCGACTGCGCGTCGAGGCTGAGGCTCAGCACCGCGGCGAGCGCAGGCCCGATGCACGGCGTCCAGCCGAGACCGAAGACGACGCCGAGCAGCGGCGCGCCCGCGAGCCCCGTCGCGGGCCGCCACGACGGCTTGAACTGCCGCTGCAAGAACGTGAACTGCCCGATGAAGACGAGCCCCATGACGATGAGCACGACGCCGAGCACGCGCGTGATGGGGTCCTGCCAGGCGCGGAGCCACGCGCCCGCGGCGCCCGCGAGGGTCGTGTAGACGAGGAAGACGGCCGTGAACCCCGCGACGAAGAGGGCGACGCCGAGGAGCAGCCGGCGCCGGTTGCGTCGTTCTTCGGATGCCTCGGCCGACGCCTCGGTGAAGCCGCCGATGTAGCCCAGATAGCCGGGGACGAGCGGCAGCACGCAGGGCGAGAGGAACGAGATGAGCCCCGCGGCGAGCGCGATGGGGATCGCGACGATCAGTTGTCCGCTGAAGACGAGTTCGCCCGCGCCCACGTCAGGCGCCCTCGCCCTGGAGTCCCGTGACGATCGTCGAGAGGATCGAGGCATCCTTCAACTGACCGAGGATGCGCGCCGCGACGCGGCCCTCGCGGTCGAGCACGAGCGTCGTCGGCACGGCGGCCGGGGGCACCTTGCCCGCGAACGCGAGCTGCACTCGGCCCTCGTCGGTGTCGAGGATCGACGGGTAGGTGATGCCGAACTTCTCCTCGAAGGGCGCGGCGGTGCCCGCCTGGTCGCGCACGTTGACGCCGACGAACGCGACGTCTTCGCCGAACTGCTCGTGCACCTCTTGGAGGATAGGCGCTTCGACGCGGCACGGGGCGCACGCCGCGTACCAGAAGTTCACGACCATGACCTTGCCGTCTTGCTCGGCCGAGTCGAACTCGAGGCCGTCGACGGTCTCGCCCGAGAACTCGACGGGGGCCTCGCGATTCTCGGGGGCGAACTCGGCGATCGTGCCGTCGCCCGCGATGTAGTTCTTGCCGCTGCCCTCGCGGTACTGTTCGGCGAGCGGATCCGACGAGCAGCCCGTCAGGAGCAGCGCCGCCGAGACGCCGATCGCTGCGAACGCGGTCGCGGCACGAGACATCCGGTGCTTCATCACACCGCCCCCACGTCGGTCGCCGACGCCGACAGCGGCGCAGCCGGATCGCGGTAGTCGACCTCGACGAACCGGTCGCCGCGGCGCTCGAGCGTCGTGATGCTCGACAGCGCGCAGCGGCGCTTGCGCGGGTCGTGCGGGAGGGATGCCCCGGCGAGCGCACGGTGCACCATCCAGATCGGGAGCTGGTGGCTGACCAGGACGACGTCGCCGCCGTCGGCTGCGCGCCACGCGTCGTCGATCGCCGCGAGCATGCGCGTCGAGATCGAACGGAACGGCTCGCCCCAGCTCGGCCGCCATGGGTTCACGAGGTGCCGCCAGTTCCGGGGGTCTTTGAGGGCCGACTGCTCGCCCAGCATGCGCTTGCCCTCGAACCGGTTCTCGGGCTCGATGAGGCGGGGATCGATGGATGCCTCGAGGCCGAACGCGTGCTCGATGGGCGCTGCCGATTCGCGCGTGCGCTGGAGCGGGGACGCGACGATCGCCGCGACGGGGCGCCCCCGCGATGCGAGGTCGTCGGCCGCCGCCTGCGCCATCTGTCGCCCGAGCTCGGAGAGTCCGTAGCCGTCGAGCCGTCCGTAGAGGACGCGCTGCGGGTTGAACACCTCGCCGTGGCGCACGAGATGGATCTGGTCGGCAGGCACGGCGTCCAGTCTAGAGAGCGCGTTCCTTCGAATTCGCCGAGTCTGCCGGCGCCGCACCTCCTCGACGCTCCGCCTCCTTCCCTCCGCTCCCCTCCTCCCCTGCCGCTCCTCTCCCGAAGTCGCACGAATGGTGCTCATCCGCCCGGAATTCCGACCGTTTGCGCGACTTCAGTGCGCTCGAGCGGCGAGCGCCCGGCGCACGAGGTCGATCCGGGCGCCGCGCGCAGCGCCGCGATGGCGTTTCGTGAACCGGATGACCCGCCAGCCCGCCGCGGTCAGCGCCTCGATCCGCTCGAGGTCGCGGGCGTACTGCCGGTCGTCGGTGCGATGGTGATCGCCGTCGTACTCGACGATCACCCGCACGGATTCGTACACGAGATCGCCGATCGCGATCAGGCGCCCGAAGGCGTCGAAGATCGGCACGTTCACCTCGGGTTCGGGCAGCCCCGCCGCGACGAGGTCGAGTCGAAGCCGGGTCTCCTCGGGCGAATCGGTTCCCTCGCGCACCGCCTCGAGCGCGGCGGCGAGCAGCCGGAACCCCCGCCGGCCGTGTCGTCGCCCGACCGCCCACCCGAGCTGTTCGAGCGTCGAGATCGGGTGATTCCGGCGAACGAGCGAGTCGCCGGCGACGACGAGTTCCTCGAACGTGCAGAGTGTCGCGAGCTGACACCACGCGTCTTCGGGCGCGACGACCGGCAGCCCGTTCCACGCCCCGACCCGCGTGCCGCCCGCGGCGAGCCGGTGGCCGCGTATGCCGGCACCGCGCGGTATCGCGTTCGGGATGAACGCCGAGACATCCAGTCGTGCGTCTTCGAGTCTGCGGGGCACGACGATCCTGAACAACCGGCAGGCGGTGACGTGACTGAAGGCCTGGCCACCGCGCATCGTCAGGAGCTTCGCCCGGCAGCGCTCGACGAGCGTAATCGTGCTCGCGTTTGTGCCCCGAGGCATCCGTACGCCGTGGAACGGCCGTCCGAGGTCGCGGCCGCGCAATCGACCGCGCCCGACCCCCGCGTCAAGCGCCCGACTCGTCGTGAAGGGGCCGGCTCGGAACCGTGCGGGCAACTGCGCGTGGGGTTTCATCGTCGCAGCCTCGCGCCCGCGCGGGCCCCGCCGGTGCCGAGCGGGTTCGGGCGGGAATCGTTCCCGAAGGACTCGCCCTGTGGAGGAGAGGCGCACCCCACTCCGTCACCCGCACGCGCTGCCGAAGTCGCGCAAATGGTTGTCATCCGCCAGGAATGCCGACCGTTTGCGCGACTTCGCGGGAAGGGGCGGGAGAGCGCGGGCGGGAGAGCGGGGCGGGCGGGAAGAAGCCGGCGTAGGGTCGGCACATGGGGGCCGAGCCGACGCGGATGGTCCGCCTCGCGGGCGGGCGCTTCCGCATGGGCTCAGACGAGCAGCCCGACGAGGGGCCCGTGCACGAGCGCGAGGTGGGCGCGTTCGCGATCGATGCGCACCCCGTCACGAACGAGCAGTTCGCGGCGTTCGTCGAAGCGACGGGGTACGTGACGGTCGCCGAACGGGCGCTCGATCCGACCGACTTCCCCGGCGCCGATCCAGCCGACCTCGTGCCGGGCGGGCTCGTGTTCACGCCGACTGCGGGCCCGGTCGATCTGCGGGACTGGCGACAGTGGTGGCGGTGGGTTCCCGGCGCGAACTGGCGAGTCCCGTTCGGTCCCGACGGCGGCGTCGACGCGGTCTCGGAGCGGCTGCGGCATCCCGTCGTCCAGGTGAGCTACGCGGATGCCTCGGCGTACGCGTCGTGGGCCGGGAAGCGCCTGCCGACCGAGGCCGAAGCCGAGTTCGCGGCGCGAGGCGACCTCGACGGCGCCCGCTTCGCGTGGGGCGACGACGAGTTCCCGCGCGACGCCGAGCACCCCCGCGGCAGGCTCATGGTCAACCGCTGGCAGGGCTCGTTCCCGTACCTCAACACGGGGGCGGCGGGGTTCGTCGGCACGTCGCCCGTCGGCACGTTCCCGCCCAACGGCTACGGACTGTCGGATGTCACGGGCAACGTGTGGGAGTGGACGACCGACTTCTATGCACCGCGGCACCTCGTGCCGGGCGAGACCCCGGTCGACGCGGGCGCCAGGGGCAACCTGCTCGCCGAGACATCCGCCGAACCGGGCTCGCGCATCCCGCGCCGCGTGCTCAAGGGCGGCTCTCACCTGTGCTCGCCCGACTACTGCCTGCGCTACCGGCCGGCGGCCCGCTCGCCGCAGGCGGAGGACACGGCGACGACCCACATCGGGTTCCGCTGCGCGGCCGACACGTGAGTCGACGCGCGAGTCGGGCCCGGGCCGCGAAGCGGGTCAGGCGAGCAGCGCCGCGCGCAGCCGCGCGCCGTCGATACGCCAGTAGCCGTGCGGCTCGCCGTCGATGAGGACCACGGGGATCTCCTCCGCGTAGAGCGCCGCGAGCGCGGGGTCGTCGAGGATCGAGAGCTCTTCGACCTCGACGGCGGGTGCCGCAGGGTCACCCGCGAGCTGCGCGCGGACGGCGTCGACGACTTCGCGGGCGTCGTCGCACAGATGGCATCCGGGCTTGCCGATGAAGGTCAGGCGGCGCGTGGTCACCGTCTCAGGCTACGCGCCCGCGCGCTCGGCAGGCGCGCTGCCGAGACATCCGCCCGCCCGGAAACGACGAAAAGCGCCGCGTCCCGAAGGACCGGCGCTTTCGACGAAGTCGCGTGCGACTTACTTCTTGTTGCGACGCTGGTGGCGAGTCTTGCGAAGCAGCTTGCGGTGCTTCTTCTTCGCCATACGCTTGCGACGCTTCTTGATGACGGAACCCATCGAAACCTCACTGGAAGATCGAGTCGGCCGCGCGTGCCGCAGCCGAGAGGCAGGAAAGCCTTGGACTAGTCTAGCCGATCCGACGGCGCGCTCCGTTCAGGACCCGTTCACGCTGCTAGCGTCGAAGGATGCCCGCTTCCGAACTCGTCATCCGCACGACCCGCGAAGACGACTGGCAGGCGGTCCGGGCGCTCCGACTCGAGATGCTGCGCGACTTCCCGCTCGCCTACGGCGAGACCCTCGAGCACGCGTTGCGCGTCGAGGAGCAGGGCTGGCGCGGGCGCGCCCGGCGCGGCGAGAGCGAGGGGCAGACGTCGGTCGTCGCGATCGAGGGCGAGCGCTGGGTCGGGCACATGGGCGGGTACATTCCGGATGCCTCGACCGGCCCTCTGCTCGTGAGCGTCTACGTCGCACCCGACCGTCGCGGCGACTCGCACGGCGTCTCACGCGCCCTCCTCGCCGAAGTCGAACGGTGGGCTGCCGGGTTCGGCGGGACGCTCCGGCTCGAGGTCCACGAGCGCAACCCGCGCGCGATCGCGTTCTACGAGAAGGTCGGCTTCCACCTCACGGGCGCAAGCCGACCGTACGAACTCGAGCCCGGCGGGCGCGAACTCGAGATGATCAAGCGGCTCGCGTAATCAGCGACGCGGCTTCTGCACGACCGCCTGCACGCCGTGCGCGGTCGCGGCGAACGCCTTGCCGATGCGCGACGCGAATGCGCGCTGCTCGTCGCTCAGCGCTTCTTCCTCGTCGGCGAGAGCCTGAGCCGATGCGAGCGTCGCGGCGTCGGCCGCGGCACCGTCGGAGAGGAACGGGATGAGCCAGTCCTCGACGATCTCGAGCGGCGTGCGGTCGAGCCGGTAGTACCGGTGCTGGCCCTCTTCGCGGACGGTCACGAGCCCCGACTCGCGGAGCACCTTGAGGTGCTTCGACACGGTCGGCTGGCTGACGCCGAGGGCGGTGACGATCTCGGAGACGCTGATCTCTCCGTCGGACTGCGGGTCGGAGGCTTCGCGTTCGAGCAGGACCCCCAGGATGTCGCGCCGGGTCGTGTCCGCAACCACGTCGAAGATGTCCGCCATGGTGCAAGGGTAGCCACTCGCGGCGGGGAGTACCATGACACACGCGTTCGGTGGAGTCGTCGGGAGGGGACGCGTGACTCGAGTCAGCTCGCCCGCCCTGAGAGGGCGTCCCGAGAGCAAGACGTGGCTGGGGCGCATCCGGGATGCGATCGACCATCTCGCCCGTCATTCGCCGTCGCGATTCGCGATCCTCATCTTCGCCGGGCTCGTGCTCGTCTTCACGCTCCTGTTCTCCCTGCCGATCGCACGAGCGGG comes from the Agromyces protaetiae genome and includes:
- the ccsB gene encoding c-type cytochrome biogenesis protein CcsB; protein product: MTDTLDQISLLCVYSAMVVYAIAFIAYSIDLARRGSAAARAADAAADASAASSADAAPVHVGVIAAAEAAKAASGSAGAKTYGSDDSGASVSDAPAKRSRWKNLDDETSVSYGRSPALRVAVAMTVLAWVLHLAGDVLRGVAAGRVPWANMYEFALTGTLVVTTVFLVVLLVSKIDLRFLGTFVTGLVLVLLGVATVNFHVSVVPLPPALQSLWLIIHVFVATSAVGFFALGFALSVVQLMQSRREATAATAESVKRSFLATLPKAKTLENLAYRVNIIGFILWTFTLMAGAIWAEKAWGRYWGWDTKEVWTFIIWVIYAGYIHARATRGWRGSRSAWLAIIGFSAVLFNFTIVNLFFKGLHAYSGL
- the resB gene encoding cytochrome c biogenesis protein ResB; protein product: MASTSSSDRAHDPLRPSDYVDGSEATTRRGDPGDGDGPGGGPGIAQPKLGLVGWLRFIWRQLTSMRTALLLLLLLAIAAVPGSLVPQRSSDPNGVTQYFNDNPRLAPILDSLQMFDVYTSAWFSAVYLLLFVSLIGCIIPRTKHHFEALRARPPRTPVRLSRLAGYTEREVPEGADAEAAIADAAKRLKGMGYRVERYDVQGEPSVSAERGYLRETGNLVFHTALLGVLVTVAIGGGFGFAGQRVVVEGQSFVNTLAAFDSFNPGRFFDDRQLQPFRLSLEGLDAVYETQNPNAIGQPTDFTARVTIEDQSGEASEQVVKVNEPLVTHGTNIYLLGNGYAPTITVRDADGEVVFTDSVPFLPQDANLTSIGVVKVPDGLPEQLGMVGFFYPTQDVLDTGAFTSTYPDLVYPVLTLNVWEGDLGIDGGTPRSVYTLDPSGMTQLTGGATGVDSLQLMPGETADLPGGRGSVTFEDASGGAAADGDFSHSVKRFASFDVHHDPTQTWVLAFAILILAGLLTSLFVPRRRMWVKAATRRDGRVVLEYAGLARGEDPGLEEAVASLADEHAGPVPAAVADSAAAETPDDSSKPTT
- a CDS encoding cytochrome c biogenesis CcdA family protein is translated as MGAGELVFSGQLIVAIPIALAAGLISFLSPCVLPLVPGYLGYIGGFTEASAEASEERRNRRRLLLGVALFVAGFTAVFLVYTTLAGAAGAWLRAWQDPITRVLGVVLIVMGLVFIGQFTFLQRQFKPSWRPATGLAGAPLLGVVFGLGWTPCIGPALAAVLSLSLDAQSAWRGAVLGLAYCIGLGIPFLLVALGFGWVTGSMTFLRRHIRTINLIGGALLVVIGIVMVSGLWTVWMNELQGVMRGIDLVL
- a CDS encoding TlpA family protein disulfide reductase, coding for MSRAATAFAAIGVSAALLLTGCSSDPLAEQYREGSGKNYIAGDGTIAEFAPENREAPVEFSGETVDGLEFDSAEQDGKVMVVNFWYAACAPCRVEAPILQEVHEQFGEDVAFVGVNVRDQAGTAAPFEEKFGITYPSILDTDEGRVQLAFAGKVPPAAVPTTLVLDREGRVAARILGQLKDASILSTIVTGLQGEGA
- a CDS encoding histidine phosphatase family protein, which translates into the protein MPADQIHLVRHGEVFNPQRVLYGRLDGYGLSELGRQMAQAAADDLASRGRPVAAIVASPLQRTRESAAPIEHAFGLEASIDPRLIEPENRFEGKRMLGEQSALKDPRNWRHLVNPWRPSWGEPFRSISTRMLAAIDDAWRAADGGDVVLVSHQLPIWMVHRALAGASLPHDPRKRRCALSSITTLERRGDRFVEVDYRDPAAPLSASATDVGAV
- a CDS encoding endonuclease domain-containing protein, whose product is MPRRLEDARLDVSAFIPNAIPRGAGIRGHRLAAGGTRVGAWNGLPVVAPEDAWCQLATLCTFEELVVAGDSLVRRNHPISTLEQLGWAVGRRHGRRGFRLLAAALEAVREGTDSPEETRLRLDLVAAGLPEPEVNVPIFDAFGRLIAIGDLVYESVRVIVEYDGDHHRTDDRQYARDLERIEALTAAGWRVIRFTKRHRGAARGARIDLVRRALAARAH
- a CDS encoding formylglycine-generating enzyme family protein: MGAEPTRMVRLAGGRFRMGSDEQPDEGPVHEREVGAFAIDAHPVTNEQFAAFVEATGYVTVAERALDPTDFPGADPADLVPGGLVFTPTAGPVDLRDWRQWWRWVPGANWRVPFGPDGGVDAVSERLRHPVVQVSYADASAYASWAGKRLPTEAEAEFAARGDLDGARFAWGDDEFPRDAEHPRGRLMVNRWQGSFPYLNTGAAGFVGTSPVGTFPPNGYGLSDVTGNVWEWTTDFYAPRHLVPGETPVDAGARGNLLAETSAEPGSRIPRRVLKGGSHLCSPDYCLRYRPAARSPQAEDTATTHIGFRCAADT
- a CDS encoding glutaredoxin family protein, with amino-acid sequence MTTRRLTFIGKPGCHLCDDAREVVDAVRAQLAGDPAAPAVEVEELSILDDPALAALYAEEIPVVLIDGEPHGYWRIDGARLRAALLA
- a CDS encoding 30S ribosomal protein bS22, producing MGSVIKKRRKRMAKKKHRKLLRKTRHQRRNKK
- a CDS encoding GNAT family N-acetyltransferase, which encodes MPASELVIRTTREDDWQAVRALRLEMLRDFPLAYGETLEHALRVEEQGWRGRARRGESEGQTSVVAIEGERWVGHMGGYIPDASTGPLLVSVYVAPDRRGDSHGVSRALLAEVERWAAGFGGTLRLEVHERNPRAIAFYEKVGFHLTGASRPYELEPGGRELEMIKRLA
- a CDS encoding ArsR/SmtB family transcription factor, with amino-acid sequence MADIFDVVADTTRRDILGVLLEREASDPQSDGEISVSEIVTALGVSQPTVSKHLKVLRESGLVTVREEGQHRYYRLDRTPLEIVEDWLIPFLSDGAAADAATLASAQALADEEEALSDEQRAFASRIGKAFAATAHGVQAVVQKPRR